The DNA segment CTTCCCCAACTCCTGTTTCGGGCAGAATAACGGCGTGATTCAGTTGACCGGTGTGGCCAGCCGCTATGTCGGCTTTGTGGTAGCGCTGATGCTGATCCTGCTCGGCCTGTTCCCGGCAGTAAGCGGCTTTGTGCAGCACATTCCTGAACCGGTGCTCGGCGGCGCCACGCTGGTGATGTTCGGCACCATCGCCGCTTCCGGCGTGCGTATCGTCTCCCGTGAACCGCTGAACCGCCGCGCTATCCTGATTATCGCGCTGTCGCTGGCTGTCGGCCTGGGCGTTTCTCAGCAGCCGCTGATCCTGCAATTTGCGCCAGACTGGGTGAAAAACCTGCTCTCCTCCGGCATTGCCGCTGGGGGCATCACCGCTATCGTTCTGAACCTGATTTTCCCGCCAGAGAAGCCGTAAGCGAAATGCGGTGATGATCGACAATCATCGCCGCTGTAACGCTCTTTCACCATTCCCGCCTTGAGGATTGCGCGTAAATCGTGCATAACTCAGATGTGTGCACTTCGCGGGATGGAAGACCATGAAATTTATTGGAAAGCTGATTCTCTACATATTGATTGCCCTTTTGGTGGTGATCTTCGGCCTCTATTTTCTGCTGCAAACCCGCTGGGGCGCGGAGCATGTAAGCGCCTGGATATCAGAGAACAGCGGGTACAGCCTGACATTTGATGTCATGGACCACCGCTTCTCCGCACCGTCCCACGTTTTGCTTGAGAACGTCACGTTTGGCCGGGATGGCCAGCCCGCCACGTTAGTCGCGAAAACGGTGGATATCGGCCTGAGCAGTCGCCAGATAACCGATCCCCTGCACGTCGACGCCATCCTGTTGCAGGACGGCACGCTCAATATCTCCCCGCAGACCGCACCGCTTCCTGTTCAGGCTGACCGCCTGCAATTACAGAACATGGCGCTTAACAGCCCGGGCGGTGAGTGGAACCTGAGCGCTCAGCGCGTTAACGGCGGCGTGGTTCCCTGGCATCCTGAAGCGGGCAAGGTATTGGGGAATAAGGCGCAGATCCAGCTCAGCGCCGGTTCACTCACGCTGAATGATGTTCCCGCGACCAACGTGCTGATTGAAGGCAGCATTGATAAGGAACAGGTAATCTTAAGCAACATTGGCGCAGACATTGCGCGCGGCGCCTTAACCGGCGTGGCGCGACGCAACGCGGACGGCAGTTGGGTGGTGGAAAATCTGCGTCTGAACGACATCCGGCTGCAAAGCGATAAATCGCTGACCGACTTTTTTGCCCCGCTCACCGCTATCCCGTCTCTGCAAATTGGCCGTCTTGAAGTGACCGATGCCCGCCTGCAAGGCCCGGACTGGGCAGTAACCGACCTCGATCTCAGTTTGCGCAACCTGACGTTCAGCAAAGATGACTGGCAGACGCAAGAAGGCAAACTATCGATGAATGCCAGCGAGTTCATCTACGGTTCTCTGCATTTCTTCGATCCCATTCTGAATGCCGAATTCTCACCGCAGGGCATTGCGCTACGCCAGTTCACGACCCGCTGGGAAGGCGGTATGGTCAGAACATCCGGCAACTGGCTGCGTAATGGCAAAGCGCTAATCCTCGACGATACCGCCATTGCCGGGCTGGAATACACGCTGCCGGAAAACTGGAAGCAGCAGTGGATGAAACCTCTGCCAGGCTGGTTAAACAGCCTGACGCTGAAAAAATTCAGCGCCAGTCGCAACCTGGTGATTGATATCGACCCGGCTTTCCCGTGGCAGCTCACCGCGCTGGATGGTTATGGCGCAAATCTGGGACTGGTGCAGAACCATCAATGGGGCGTATGGAGTGGGAACGCAACGCTTAACGCGGCAGCCGCGACGTTTAACCGAGTGGACGTGCGTCGCCCCTCCCTGGCGCTGGCGGCAAACAGCAGCACAGTTAACATCAACGAGCTGAGCGCATTTACAGAGAAAGGGCTGTTAGAAGCTACGGCCAGCGTTTCGCAACTCCCCCAGCGCCAGACAAAAGTCAGCCTGAACGGACGCGGTGTGCCAATGAACGTCTTGCAGCAATGGGGATGGCCTGCGCTGCCCATTTCCGGCGACGGCAACATCCAGCTTACCGCCAGCGGTAATATCCAGGCGGACGCCCCACTGAAGCCAACGGTAAACGGCCAGTTGCACGCGGTAAACGCCGATAAACAGCAGGTGACGCAAATAATGCGGGCAGGCGTTGTGTCAGGAGTGGAAGTCACGCAACCACAGCCTGCGCAATAATGTGTTTTGCCCGGTGGCG comes from the Citrobacter koseri ATCC BAA-895 genome and includes:
- a CDS encoding AsmA family protein produces the protein MKFIGKLILYILIALLVVIFGLYFLLQTRWGAEHVSAWISENSGYSLTFDVMDHRFSAPSHVLLENVTFGRDGQPATLVAKTVDIGLSSRQITDPLHVDAILLQDGTLNISPQTAPLPVQADRLQLQNMALNSPGGEWNLSAQRVNGGVVPWHPEAGKVLGNKAQIQLSAGSLTLNDVPATNVLIEGSIDKEQVILSNIGADIARGALTGVARRNADGSWVVENLRLNDIRLQSDKSLTDFFAPLTAIPSLQIGRLEVTDARLQGPDWAVTDLDLSLRNLTFSKDDWQTQEGKLSMNASEFIYGSLHFFDPILNAEFSPQGIALRQFTTRWEGGMVRTSGNWLRNGKALILDDTAIAGLEYTLPENWKQQWMKPLPGWLNSLTLKKFSASRNLVIDIDPAFPWQLTALDGYGANLGLVQNHQWGVWSGNATLNAAAATFNRVDVRRPSLALAANSSTVNINELSAFTEKGLLEATASVSQLPQRQTKVSLNGRGVPMNVLQQWGWPALPISGDGNIQLTASGNIQADAPLKPTVNGQLHAVNADKQQVTQIMRAGVVSGVEVTQPQPAQ